In Thunnus maccoyii chromosome 3, fThuMac1.1, whole genome shotgun sequence, the following proteins share a genomic window:
- the LOC121894467 gene encoding uncharacterized protein C20orf85 homolog, whose protein sequence is MADSQRTSEPINFVHQDEIWKAHVKVVKDSADVWPSKWGFLTEAYKEYERESTKLMEAVRRVELPHHLAARPSTPPEKYIHVGPSPPVPQTSQALIGWRSGHSHLQLEKYGTVHYGRRSFLKELGWPLDSCN, encoded by the exons ATGGCGGATTCACAGCGAACATCTGAACCCATCAACTTTGTGCATCAAGATGAAATCTG gaaagCGCATGTAAAAGTTGTGAAAGATTCGGCTGACGTCTGGCCCAGCAAGTGGGGCTTCCTTACCGAGGCGTACAAGGAG TATGAGAGGGAGAGTACGAAGCTGATGGAGGCAGTCAGGAGAGTGGAGCTTCCCCATCACCTGGCAGCACGACCTTCGACCCCTCCAGAAAAATACATCCAC GTTGGCCCCTCTCCACCTGTTCCACAGACAAGTCAGGCCCTTATTGGGTGGCGTTCAGGTCACTCACATCTTCAGCTGGAAAAGTATGGCACAGTGCATTATGGGAGGCGTAGTTTTCTGAAGGAACTGGGCTGGCCTCTGGACTCTTGCAACTGA